Proteins from a single region of Desulfolutivibrio sulfoxidireducens:
- a CDS encoding methyl-accepting chemotaxis protein: protein MKNIKLGLKIGIGFGLLIVIACLLGGMAVVNMRGVEGDATRLAREYVPEVAMANDIERHAQLAMYAWRGYAYSGMERFKTEGLNQLDTVKKLIGDAAAHAEKFSELVKLKENAALAKSKIEDYLKQAQATDTGLVANGKLVTAMGTAAETFQKNCDDFLATQHDAMHKEITEGAAPDKLKERLQKIDWINDLLNLNDELRVSVWKGIAQRDTALMETAAAASAKIDEPLSKLRAVVRQEANIKQLATMREAADAYKKGINEVKANFQALAETAARREEAGRELRTAAQNTAAAALEQTQQISNTAVENLGQASTIMIFGLAAALIIGVIIAVFLTRGITKPVIMGVEFARAMAQGDFTRKLAIDQKDEIGNLASALNEMVDHLREVVAEVQSASENVASGSEELASSAQSMSQGATEQAANVEEISSSMEQMTSNIRQNADNAQQTQQIANKAATDAEEGGAAVLQAVTAMKNIAEKISIIEEIARQTNLLALNAAIEAARAGEHGKGFAVVAAEVRKLAERSGAAAAEISELSSSSVRVAEQAGVMLAKMVPDIKRTADLVQEIAAASEEQNSGAEQINKAIQQLDQVVQQNASASEEMASTSEELSSQAEQLQSTIAFFRVDGASSRQTRKAARALPAAAPAARRAAAKPKSGKGAVIDMGTEKDEDFERF, encoded by the coding sequence ATGAAAAACATCAAACTGGGACTGAAGATCGGTATCGGGTTCGGACTTCTGATCGTCATCGCCTGCCTTTTGGGCGGCATGGCCGTGGTGAACATGCGCGGGGTCGAGGGCGACGCCACCAGGCTGGCCCGGGAATACGTTCCGGAAGTGGCCATGGCCAACGATATCGAGCGCCACGCCCAACTCGCCATGTACGCCTGGCGCGGTTACGCCTATTCCGGCATGGAGCGTTTCAAAACCGAGGGACTCAATCAACTCGACACCGTGAAGAAACTCATTGGCGACGCGGCCGCCCACGCCGAAAAGTTTTCCGAATTGGTCAAACTCAAGGAAAACGCGGCCCTCGCCAAAAGCAAGATCGAGGATTACCTCAAGCAGGCCCAGGCCACAGACACGGGACTGGTCGCCAACGGCAAGCTGGTGACCGCCATGGGTACGGCCGCCGAAACCTTCCAGAAAAACTGCGATGATTTCCTGGCTACCCAGCACGATGCCATGCACAAAGAGATCACCGAGGGCGCGGCCCCGGACAAGCTCAAGGAACGCCTGCAAAAAATCGACTGGATCAACGACCTCCTGAATCTCAACGACGAACTGCGCGTCAGCGTCTGGAAGGGCATCGCCCAGCGCGACACGGCGCTCATGGAGACGGCGGCGGCCGCCTCCGCAAAGATCGACGAGCCGCTCTCCAAGCTTCGGGCCGTGGTCCGCCAGGAGGCCAACATCAAGCAGCTTGCCACCATGCGGGAAGCCGCCGACGCCTACAAAAAGGGCATCAACGAGGTGAAGGCCAACTTCCAGGCCCTGGCTGAAACCGCCGCACGACGCGAGGAAGCGGGCCGGGAACTGCGCACGGCGGCCCAGAACACCGCCGCCGCCGCGCTGGAGCAGACGCAGCAGATATCCAACACCGCCGTGGAAAACCTGGGACAGGCCTCCACGATCATGATCTTCGGCCTTGCGGCGGCCCTGATCATCGGCGTGATCATCGCCGTGTTCCTGACCCGGGGCATCACCAAGCCGGTGATCATGGGCGTGGAATTCGCCAGGGCCATGGCCCAGGGCGATTTCACCCGCAAGCTGGCCATCGACCAGAAGGACGAGATCGGCAACCTGGCCTCGGCCTTAAACGAGATGGTGGACCACCTGCGCGAGGTGGTGGCCGAGGTCCAGTCGGCCTCGGAGAACGTGGCCTCGGGCAGCGAGGAGCTGGCCTCCTCGGCCCAGAGCATGTCCCAGGGGGCCACGGAACAGGCGGCCAACGTGGAGGAAATTTCCTCGTCCATGGAGCAGATGACCTCGAACATCCGCCAGAACGCGGACAACGCCCAGCAGACCCAGCAGATCGCCAACAAGGCCGCCACGGACGCCGAGGAGGGCGGCGCGGCCGTGCTCCAGGCCGTCACGGCCATGAAAAACATCGCCGAAAAGATCTCCATCATCGAGGAGATCGCCCGCCAGACGAACCTTCTGGCCTTAAACGCGGCCATCGAGGCCGCCCGGGCCGGCGAGCACGGCAAGGGCTTCGCCGTGGTGGCCGCCGAGGTCCGCAAGCTCGCCGAACGTAGCGGCGCGGCCGCGGCCGAGATCAGCGAGCTGTCCTCCTCCAGCGTGCGCGTGGCCGAACAGGCCGGTGTCATGCTGGCCAAGATGGTCCCGGACATCAAGCGCACGGCGGATCTGGTCCAGGAGATCGCGGCCGCCAGCGAGGAGCAGAACTCCGGGGCCGAGCAGATCAACAAGGCCATCCAGCAGCTCGACCAGGTGGTGCAGCAAAACGCCTCGGCATCCGAGGAGATGGCCTCCACCTCGGAGGAACTCTCCAGCCAGGCCGAGCAGTTGCAGTCCACCATCGCCTTTTTCCGGGTGGACGGCGCCTCCTCCCGACAGACCCGCAAGGCCGCCCGGGCCCTGCCAGCGGCAGCCCCAGCCGCCCGCAGGGCGGCCGCCAAGCCCAAGAGCGGCAAGGGCGCGGTCATCGACATGGGCACGGAGAAGGACGAGGACTTCGAGCGGTTCTAA
- a CDS encoding SAM-dependent methyltransferase, whose amino-acid sequence MTFTVYQAPAGLFPELVQELRTVREITAARDPLVTASGPPYPAAFAADVWLDPAFVPFESISDAARTLKGIQRNWSLVPVGHFRRAALVVEKLPRVSARPLVFGQPLPASPLGAFTLWDERTLLLSPRKTEPVPGGEYRFVEDKKGPPNRAYLKLWEALTRLGTMPGPGDVCLDLGGSPGGWTYVLATLGASVTCVDKAPLAPEVTAMPGVRFVPGSAFAVDPAAYPGLSWLFWDVICYPARLVTFVRRVVERGSCPRLVCTVKFQGETDFSAVQALRAMPGARLMHLTHNKHEVTFALLPEGQGRPWPGDQPSAA is encoded by the coding sequence ATGACCTTTACCGTCTATCAGGCCCCCGCCGGGCTTTTTCCCGAACTGGTCCAGGAACTGCGCACGGTCCGCGAGATCACGGCCGCGCGCGATCCCCTGGTGACGGCCTCGGGACCGCCGTACCCGGCCGCCTTCGCCGCCGACGTCTGGCTCGATCCGGCCTTCGTTCCCTTCGAATCCATCTCCGACGCGGCCCGCACGCTCAAGGGCATCCAGCGCAACTGGTCCCTGGTGCCTGTGGGGCATTTCCGGCGCGCGGCCCTGGTCGTCGAAAAGCTGCCCAGGGTGTCGGCCAGGCCCCTGGTCTTCGGCCAGCCCCTGCCCGCGTCCCCGCTTGGGGCCTTCACCCTGTGGGACGAGCGCACCCTGCTTCTCTCGCCGCGAAAGACCGAGCCGGTCCCGGGCGGCGAATATCGGTTCGTGGAGGACAAAAAAGGCCCGCCCAACCGGGCCTACCTCAAGCTGTGGGAGGCCCTGACGCGCCTGGGGACCATGCCCGGACCCGGCGACGTCTGTCTGGATCTGGGGGGCAGCCCCGGGGGCTGGACCTATGTCCTGGCCACGCTTGGGGCCTCGGTCACCTGCGTGGACAAGGCCCCGCTGGCCCCGGAGGTGACGGCCATGCCCGGGGTGCGTTTCGTCCCCGGCAGCGCCTTTGCCGTGGACCCGGCGGCGTATCCCGGGCTGTCCTGGCTTTTCTGGGACGTGATCTGCTATCCGGCGCGGCTTGTGACCTTTGTGCGGCGGGTGGTGGAGCGGGGGAGCTGTCCGCGCCTGGTGTGCACGGTGAAATTCCAGGGGGAGACGGATTTTTCGGCCGTACAGGCCCTGCGGGCCATGCCCGGGGCGCGGCTGATGCATCTGACCCACAACAAGCACGAGGTGACCTTCGCGCTTTTGCCCGAGGGCCAGGGCCGGCCCTGGCCCGGAGACCAGCCCTCGGCCGCGTAG
- a CDS encoding SpoIIE family protein phosphatase translates to MRILIVDDSDAFRVSLRVLLDRVDLLGGPDENGIMEARGGEEALEVLTREAVDGGRGGIDLVLLDLLMPGLGGIETLSRIKADPNLRDIPVIMITISDDEDSLTRSFAAGALDYIKKPVRMAELAVRVTGALRLKRETDACKSRERELRAEKEFTAAILEHSCDGIAVAAPDGAFVFCGPGMERIFGYPAGSFESLADLAKAVFPEATLVEDVNDNRPEGNPSGHVWSGIYPFVDKNRQSRFCQIHFSYLPDGDLVMNIQDVTFLERQKRELLKKQSRHQKDLEAAAEIQRSLLPRRFSMNPAFRFAWEFRPCETVGGDIFNVFPLGPDHVGLYMLDVSGHGVASSLVALSVYNFMHYQRSTLIDRFTGGIQVACPKDVLTRLDWEFPFFKFSKFFTIVYMVLELRTGLLTYANAGHPAPVATAPDGGLESLDERGTIIGLEGFAPFEEYSRGLSPGEKVLLYSDGLVDFQNAAGEYFGEKRLLDVLSATASRPVTEVVETAGKAIGRFSGQAKPRDDISLLGLEYLGPEA, encoded by the coding sequence ATGCGTATCCTCATCGTCGACGATTCCGACGCCTTCCGGGTCTCCCTGCGCGTGCTGCTCGATCGGGTGGATCTTTTGGGCGGTCCCGACGAAAACGGGATCATGGAGGCCCGCGGCGGGGAAGAGGCCCTGGAGGTCCTGACGCGTGAGGCCGTGGACGGGGGGCGGGGAGGAATCGACCTTGTGCTGCTTGATCTGCTCATGCCCGGCCTGGGAGGGATCGAGACCCTCTCCCGGATCAAGGCCGATCCCAATCTTCGGGACATCCCGGTGATCATGATCACCATCAGCGACGACGAGGACAGTCTGACCCGGTCCTTTGCGGCCGGCGCCCTGGACTACATCAAGAAACCGGTGCGCATGGCCGAACTGGCCGTCCGGGTGACCGGGGCGCTTCGGCTCAAGAGGGAAACCGACGCGTGCAAGAGCCGGGAACGGGAGCTTCGGGCGGAAAAGGAGTTCACCGCCGCCATCCTGGAGCATTCCTGCGACGGCATCGCCGTGGCCGCCCCGGATGGCGCGTTCGTGTTTTGCGGCCCGGGCATGGAGCGCATCTTCGGCTATCCGGCCGGGAGCTTCGAGAGCCTGGCGGATCTGGCCAAGGCCGTTTTTCCCGAGGCCACCCTGGTGGAGGACGTCAACGACAACCGCCCCGAGGGGAACCCCTCGGGCCACGTCTGGTCCGGCATCTACCCCTTTGTGGACAAGAACCGCCAGTCCAGATTCTGCCAGATCCATTTTTCCTACCTGCCGGACGGCGACCTGGTCATGAACATCCAGGACGTGACCTTCCTGGAGCGACAGAAACGCGAGCTGTTGAAAAAGCAAAGCCGCCACCAAAAGGACCTGGAGGCCGCCGCCGAGATCCAGCGGAGCCTTCTGCCCAGGCGGTTCTCCATGAACCCGGCCTTTCGTTTCGCCTGGGAGTTTCGGCCCTGCGAGACCGTGGGCGGGGACATCTTCAACGTCTTTCCGCTGGGGCCGGACCATGTGGGACTGTACATGCTCGACGTGTCCGGCCACGGCGTGGCCTCCTCGCTGGTGGCCCTGTCCGTGTACAATTTCATGCACTACCAGCGCAGCACGCTGATCGACCGTTTTACGGGAGGCATCCAGGTGGCCTGCCCCAAGGACGTGCTCACCCGCCTGGACTGGGAATTCCCCTTTTTCAAGTTTTCGAAATTTTTCACCATCGTGTACATGGTCCTGGAGTTGCGAACGGGCCTTCTGACCTATGCCAACGCCGGACATCCCGCCCCGGTGGCCACGGCCCCGGACGGCGGCCTGGAATCCCTGGACGAGCGGGGCACCATCATCGGCCTGGAGGGCTTCGCCCCCTTTGAGGAATATTCCCGCGGGCTTTCCCCGGGCGAGAAGGTGCTGCTGTACAGCGACGGGCTGGTGGATTTCCAGAACGCCGCCGGGGAGTATTTCGGTGAGAAACGCCTCCTGGACGTGCTTTCGGCCACGGCCTCCCGCCCGGTCACCGAGGTGGTGGAGACGGCGGGCAAGGCCATCGGCCGCTTCAGCGGCCAGGCCAAGCCCCGCGACGACATCAGCCTCCTTGGCCTCGAATACCTGGGACCGGAAGCCTAG
- a CDS encoding STAS domain-containing protein, translating into MEERFCVRSEGDRVVILLAGEIVMDMVQEFKMEVESLLTRDGCHEVVADLSAVTFMDSSGIGFLIGLHRRAEAAGRRFRLQNPSPPIKKLLNMLKLSDFFSMEQDREGDPPPV; encoded by the coding sequence ATGGAAGAGCGTTTTTGCGTCCGCAGCGAGGGCGACCGCGTGGTCATCCTCCTCGCCGGCGAGATCGTCATGGACATGGTCCAGGAATTCAAAATGGAGGTGGAGAGCCTGCTTACCCGCGACGGGTGCCACGAGGTGGTGGCGGATCTCTCGGCCGTGACCTTCATGGACAGTTCCGGCATCGGGTTCCTGATCGGACTTCACCGCCGGGCCGAGGCCGCGGGCCGGCGCTTCCGGCTGCAAAACCCCAGCCCTCCGATCAAAAAACTTTTGAACATGCTTAAATTAAGCGATTTTTTCTCCATGGAGCAAGACCGGGAAGGCGACCCGCCACCGGTTTGA
- a CDS encoding PLP-dependent aminotransferase family protein, whose amino-acid sequence MDNTAAQTGAFRYVTVERHILARIESGELRPGERIPSLRTLGAKLGLSVSTIGQAYLELERQGVIEARPKSGYFVRERVQRLPRPSRKAGGSAEPREVNRNTLIRQVLDTMGRRDILPYGVAKTGEELLPAKALSRIMAQVVRDDPEGCLCYETVAGNEALRRQIAFRCLDAGAEVSASEVMITSGALEALFIAVRSVTRAGDNVVIASPSYYCFLQILEYLGLRAIEVPSCPQCGVNPADLAGILRKFEVKACIFTPNFNNPDGALMPVEAKREIVAMLAARDIPLIEDDVYGEMYYGPKRPPIMKSFDEKGLVLTCSSFSKTLSAGYRVGWIIPGRFHDRAFDFKGTTNVCSATPTQMAVAEYLRQGGFDRHLRGLRQALEKQMRTMRALVGRHFPAGTTATSPGGGSVMWIELPGGRDGGEFYFRAKEAGIGVAPGIIFSTQDKFNTCIRLSYGSPMTQAYQDGIRRLGELAGEMPCAPGDGAAWPETARRAALAT is encoded by the coding sequence ATGGACAACACCGCCGCACAGACCGGGGCATTTCGCTACGTGACCGTGGAAAGGCACATCCTGGCGCGTATCGAGTCCGGGGAACTGCGACCGGGAGAGAGGATTCCCTCCCTGCGCACGCTTGGCGCCAAACTGGGCCTGAGCGTCTCCACCATCGGCCAGGCCTATCTGGAGCTGGAGCGCCAGGGGGTGATCGAGGCCAGGCCCAAGTCCGGCTATTTCGTGCGCGAACGCGTCCAGAGGCTGCCGCGCCCCAGCCGCAAGGCCGGGGGTTCGGCCGAACCGCGCGAGGTCAACCGCAACACGCTCATCCGCCAGGTGCTGGATACCATGGGGCGAAGGGACATCCTGCCTTACGGCGTGGCCAAAACCGGGGAGGAACTCCTGCCGGCCAAGGCCCTGTCCAGAATCATGGCCCAGGTGGTGCGCGACGACCCCGAGGGCTGCCTGTGCTACGAAACCGTGGCCGGGAACGAGGCCCTGCGCCGCCAGATCGCCTTTCGCTGCCTGGACGCCGGGGCCGAGGTGTCGGCCTCCGAGGTCATGATCACCTCCGGGGCGCTCGAGGCCCTGTTCATCGCGGTGCGGTCCGTGACCCGGGCCGGGGACAATGTGGTCATCGCCTCGCCGTCCTATTACTGCTTCCTGCAGATTCTGGAATATCTGGGGCTGCGGGCCATCGAGGTGCCCTCGTGCCCCCAGTGCGGGGTCAATCCGGCCGATCTGGCCGGAATCCTGCGCAAGTTCGAGGTCAAGGCCTGCATCTTCACCCCCAATTTCAACAACCCCGACGGCGCGCTCATGCCCGTCGAGGCCAAGCGGGAGATCGTGGCCATGCTTGCGGCCAGGGACATCCCGCTGATCGAGGACGACGTCTACGGCGAGATGTACTACGGCCCGAAGCGCCCGCCGATCATGAAAAGTTTCGACGAAAAGGGGTTGGTTTTGACCTGCTCCTCCTTTTCCAAGACCCTGAGCGCCGGATACCGGGTGGGCTGGATCATCCCGGGCCGGTTCCACGACCGGGCCTTCGACTTCAAGGGCACCACCAACGTCTGCTCGGCCACCCCGACCCAGATGGCCGTGGCCGAATACCTGCGCCAGGGCGGGTTCGACCGCCACCTGCGCGGCTTGAGGCAGGCCCTGGAAAAACAGATGCGGACCATGCGCGCCCTGGTGGGCCGCCATTTCCCGGCCGGGACCACGGCCACGAGCCCGGGCGGCGGCTCGGTCATGTGGATCGAACTTCCCGGGGGCAGAGACGGCGGCGAATTCTATTTCCGGGCCAAGGAGGCGGGCATCGGCGTGGCCCCGGGGATCATCTTTTCCACCCAGGACAAGTTCAACACCTGCATCCGCTTAAGCTACGGCAGCCCCATGACCCAGGCCTACCAGGACGGGATACGGCGGTTGGGGGAACTGGCCGGGGAGATGCCTTGCGCCCCGGGCGACGGCGCGGCCTGGCCGGAAACGGCGCGGCGGGCCGCCCTGGCCACGTGA
- a CDS encoding DUF2917 domain-containing protein, translating into MFVSRAREDALLAGKNQGLVDALLQRLADAAWLRRRKSALAHLFTARKSLTAILAEGNPLAVTGAGNCRVECLSGRAWVTAEDSGRDFALAPGQRLMLPDSGRIVVSAIKGPARVRLRWA; encoded by the coding sequence ATGTTCGTGAGCCGCGCCCGGGAAGACGCGCTTTTGGCCGGGAAAAACCAGGGACTTGTGGATGCGCTGCTCCAGCGGTTGGCCGACGCCGCATGGCTCCGGCGGCGCAAGAGCGCCCTGGCCCATCTGTTCACCGCCCGCAAATCCCTGACCGCCATCCTGGCCGAGGGCAACCCCCTGGCCGTCACCGGGGCCGGGAATTGCCGGGTGGAATGCCTTTCGGGCCGGGCCTGGGTCACGGCCGAGGACTCGGGCCGGGACTTCGCCCTGGCCCCGGGGCAGAGGCTGATGCTTCCGGACAGCGGCAGGATCGTGGTCAGCGCGATCAAGGGACCGGCCCGGGTGCGGCTGCGCTGGGCCTGA
- a CDS encoding CGGC domain-containing protein, with product MTNIGIIICGRYGSCAGGKCLRSMRERVGGFAAYPREEELALVGYASCGGCPGGNIEYVPGEMVKNGVSVIHFATGMVVGYPPCPFIKPFRDFIESAFHIPVLVGTHPIPLKYHTTHNTLPFWNDMGMASLAGSLFAEDRQTMALYD from the coding sequence ATGACCAACATAGGAATCATCATCTGCGGGCGCTACGGCTCCTGCGCAGGGGGGAAATGCCTGCGTTCCATGAGGGAACGCGTCGGTGGATTCGCGGCGTACCCCAGGGAGGAGGAATTGGCCTTGGTGGGGTATGCCTCCTGCGGCGGGTGTCCAGGGGGCAATATCGAATATGTTCCCGGGGAGATGGTCAAAAACGGGGTTTCGGTGATCCATTTCGCCACGGGGATGGTCGTCGGCTATCCCCCTTGCCCGTTCATAAAGCCGTTCAGGGACTTTATCGAAAGCGCGTTCCATATTCCGGTTCTCGTGGGCACGCATCCCATCCCCCTGAAATACCATACGACGCACAACACGCTTCCTTTTTGGAACGACATGGGCATGGCCAGCCTGGCCGGGAGCCTCTTCGCGGAAGACCGTCAGACCATGGCGCTCTATGACTGA
- a CDS encoding DHCW motif cupin fold protein, with protein sequence MNMRDIPFCITEWDSVEATEHKGTTGTAYWRTRTFGPPENPIRVRMVSYSPGYAADHWCRKGHILLCLDGELHTTLSDGRSFTLKPGMSYQVADNAEAHQSATRTGARLFLVD encoded by the coding sequence ATGAACATGCGTGACATCCCTTTTTGCATCACCGAATGGGACAGCGTCGAGGCGACGGAACACAAAGGGACAACCGGCACGGCATATTGGCGAACCCGGACATTCGGCCCGCCTGAAAACCCGATCCGCGTGCGCATGGTTTCCTATTCGCCGGGTTACGCAGCCGACCACTGGTGCCGCAAGGGCCATATCCTGCTGTGCCTTGACGGCGAGTTGCACACGACGCTTTCAGACGGCAGGAGCTTCACGCTCAAACCCGGCATGAGCTACCAGGTGGCCGACAACGCCGAGGCGCACCAATCGGCTACCCGGACCGGGGCGAGGTTGTTTCTTGTCGATTGA
- a CDS encoding ATP-dependent 6-phosphofructokinase: MTDVNAVFPSQDTAIPVLGPAKIPSPLPYCRFVTDEAKARIELTSEDLDDIASPCFAQFEIAGPRGKIYFDASKAKAAIVTCGGLCPGINDVIRAIVMEAHHNYGIAATLGIRFGLQGFIPAYGHPAVELTPAGVTDIHQFGGTMLGSSRGPQAPADIVDALERLNVSMLFIIGGDGTMRASRKIQEEITARRGKISVIGVPKTIDNDISFVTRSFGFDTAVEKATESIRCAHTEAKGVLNGVGLVKVMGRESGFIAAQATLALKEVNYVLVPEYPFELYGEHGLLPSLEKRLARRRHAVIVAAEGAGQHLLASSGRKDASGNPVLGDVAGLLTQEIQDYFKTRNLPLTLKYIDPSYIIRSVPANANDRVYCGFLGQHAVHAAMAGKTGMVVSKLFGRYVHLPFDLVTRKRKRLNIASDYWRAVLESTGQQGVTPLPGDEAVHDAACADETT, from the coding sequence ATGACCGACGTCAACGCCGTCTTCCCGTCCCAGGATACGGCCATCCCTGTCCTCGGACCGGCCAAGATCCCCTCGCCCCTGCCCTATTGCCGGTTTGTGACCGACGAGGCCAAGGCCAGGATCGAACTCACCAGCGAGGACCTTGACGACATCGCCTCGCCGTGCTTCGCCCAGTTCGAGATCGCCGGCCCACGGGGGAAAATCTATTTCGACGCCTCCAAGGCCAAGGCCGCCATCGTCACCTGCGGCGGACTGTGCCCGGGCATAAACGACGTCATCCGGGCCATCGTCATGGAGGCCCACCACAATTACGGCATCGCGGCCACGCTGGGCATCCGGTTCGGCCTGCAGGGATTTATCCCGGCCTACGGCCACCCCGCGGTCGAATTGACCCCGGCCGGCGTCACGGACATCCACCAGTTCGGCGGCACCATGCTCGGCTCCAGCCGCGGCCCCCAGGCCCCGGCCGATATCGTGGACGCCCTGGAGCGCCTCAATGTGAGCATGCTGTTCATCATCGGCGGCGACGGCACCATGCGCGCGTCCAGAAAGATTCAGGAAGAGATCACGGCCAGGCGGGGCAAGATCTCGGTCATCGGCGTGCCCAAGACCATCGACAACGACATCAGCTTCGTGACCCGGTCGTTCGGCTTCGACACCGCCGTGGAAAAGGCCACCGAGTCCATCCGGTGCGCCCATACCGAGGCCAAGGGGGTCTTAAACGGCGTGGGACTGGTCAAGGTCATGGGCCGCGAATCCGGATTCATCGCGGCGCAGGCCACATTGGCCTTGAAGGAGGTCAACTATGTCCTGGTGCCCGAATATCCCTTCGAACTGTACGGGGAACACGGGCTTTTGCCTTCCCTGGAAAAGCGCCTGGCCCGCCGCCGCCACGCGGTCATCGTGGCCGCCGAGGGGGCCGGCCAGCACCTCCTGGCCTCCTCGGGGCGAAAAGACGCCTCGGGAAACCCGGTGCTCGGCGACGTGGCCGGGCTTCTGACCCAGGAAATCCAGGACTATTTCAAGACCAGAAACCTGCCCCTGACGCTCAAATACATCGACCCCAGCTACATCATCCGCTCCGTCCCGGCCAACGCCAACGACCGGGTCTATTGCGGCTTTCTGGGCCAGCACGCGGTGCATGCGGCCATGGCCGGCAAGACCGGCATGGTGGTCAGCAAGCTTTTCGGGCGCTACGTGCACCTGCCCTTCGATCTGGTCACCCGCAAGCGCAAAAGGCTCAACATCGCCTCGGACTACTGGCGGGCCGTGCTCGAGTCCACAGGCCAGCAGGGGGTGACCCCGCTGCCCGGGGACGAGGCCGTCCACGACGCGGCCTGCGCGGACGAAACGACCTGA
- a CDS encoding Dabb family protein has protein sequence MLVHIVMWRLKERTEHGTRAENAAKIKEMLDALPAAIPQVKRLQVSARVVESSPETHLVLYSEFENEADLKTYAGHPRHQECVAFIKAVVEERRVVDYQTD, from the coding sequence ATGCTGGTGCACATCGTCATGTGGAGGCTCAAGGAAAGGACCGAACACGGCACGAGGGCGGAAAACGCCGCGAAGATCAAAGAGATGCTCGATGCCCTGCCCGCCGCCATTCCCCAGGTCAAGCGCCTTCAGGTCAGCGCCAGGGTCGTCGAGTCCTCGCCCGAGACCCATCTGGTCCTGTATTCGGAGTTCGAGAACGAGGCCGACCTCAAGACCTACGCCGGACATCCCCGCCACCAGGAATGCGTGGCCTTCATCAAGGCCGTGGTGGAGGAGCGCCGGGTGGTGGACTACCAGACGGACTAG
- a CDS encoding shikimate kinase, with product MNTPSRNVYLIGPRASGKTSLGRLLAERLGRAFVDLDEVFRETRGETIAALVAREGWERFREIERDILAEAGKTPGRVVATGGGVVLLPENRTVLARGLVIYLQADPARLAERLMADFNPEQRPSLTGLELLEEIRTTLAEREPLYLSTAQVILPEGPLEELAERAAKALSML from the coding sequence ATGAACACACCGTCGCGAAACGTCTATCTCATCGGTCCCAGGGCCTCGGGCAAGACCAGCCTGGGTAGGCTTCTGGCCGAGCGCCTGGGGCGTGCCTTCGTCGACCTGGACGAGGTCTTTCGGGAGACGCGCGGGGAGACCATTGCCGCGCTGGTCGCGCGTGAGGGCTGGGAGCGTTTTCGGGAGATCGAGCGGGACATCCTGGCCGAGGCCGGAAAAACCCCGGGCCGGGTGGTGGCCACGGGCGGGGGTGTGGTGCTGTTGCCCGAGAACCGCACGGTCCTGGCCCGGGGCCTGGTGATCTATCTCCAGGCCGACCCGGCGCGTCTGGCCGAGCGCCTGATGGCCGATTTCAATCCGGAGCAGCGGCCGAGCCTGACGGGCCTGGAGCTTCTGGAGGAGATCAGGACCACCCTGGCCGAGCGCGAGCCGTTGTATCTGTCCACGGCCCAGGTGATCCTGCCCGAGGGCCCCCTTGAGGAGCTTGCCGAGAGGGCCGCCAAGGCCCTGTCCATGCTGTAG
- a CDS encoding RNA methyltransferase: MLEHLAVVLFQPKFPENVGAAARACANMGVARLIVVAPHNFDPDRAGALATAKGREILRTAERPSDLESALAPFSRVYGTTARTGGWRKGIVTPRHAAEEIAVALAGEQDVALVFGPEDAGLTNRETRLCGRLVTIPTASEATSLNLAQAVLLTLYECFLAARGLREPRPGPDAAGRRPPAAPGGREITHAEGEALFSALREALSAIDFLKDDNPDYFLLPMRRFAQRVRPTRAEFNMLMGVCRQILWAVGRVQKNGPAGDG, encoded by the coding sequence ATGCTCGAACACCTGGCCGTGGTCCTTTTCCAACCCAAATTCCCGGAGAACGTGGGCGCGGCCGCCCGGGCCTGCGCCAACATGGGCGTGGCGCGGCTGATCGTGGTGGCCCCGCACAACTTCGATCCGGACCGGGCCGGGGCCCTGGCCACGGCCAAGGGCCGGGAAATACTCCGGACGGCCGAACGCCCAAGCGACCTGGAATCGGCCCTGGCCCCGTTTTCCCGGGTCTACGGGACCACGGCCCGCACCGGCGGCTGGCGCAAGGGCATCGTCACCCCGCGCCACGCGGCCGAGGAGATCGCCGTGGCCCTGGCCGGCGAACAGGACGTGGCCCTGGTCTTCGGCCCCGAGGACGCCGGGCTGACCAACCGGGAAACCAGACTGTGCGGCCGGCTGGTCACCATCCCCACGGCCTCGGAGGCCACCTCCCTGAACCTGGCCCAGGCCGTGCTTTTGACGCTGTACGAATGCTTTTTGGCCGCCAGGGGATTGCGCGAACCGCGCCCCGGACCGGACGCGGCGGGCCGGAGGCCACCGGCCGCCCCAGGCGGCCGGGAAATCACCCACGCCGAGGGCGAGGCCCTGTTTTCCGCCCTGCGCGAGGCCCTTTCGGCCATCGATTTCTTAAAAGACGACAACCCGGACTACTTCCTTTTGCCCATGCGCCGCTTCGCCCAGCGCGTGCGGCCCACCCGGGCCGAGTTCAACATGCTCATGGGCGTGTGCCGCCAGATCCTGTGGGCCGTTGGTCGAGTCCAGAAAAACGGACCGGCCGGAGATGGCTAG